The Falco biarmicus isolate bFalBia1 unplaced genomic scaffold, bFalBia1.pri scaffold_30, whole genome shotgun sequence genome window below encodes:
- the LOC130143472 gene encoding olfactory receptor 14C36-like yields MSNSSSITQFLLLALADTRELQLLHFWLSLGIYLAALMANGLIITAIVCDHHLQTPMYFFLLNLSLLDLGSISTTLPKAMANSLWDTRDISYSGCAAQLFLIVFFLSAECSLLTVMAYDRYVAICQPLHYGTLLGSRACVHMAAAAWASGFLNAALHTANTLSLPLCQGNALGQFFCEIPQILKLSCSHTYLREVGIIVAGASLLFGCFVFIVLSYMQIFRAVLRIPSEQGRHKAFSTCLPHLAVVSLFVSTATFAYLKPRSISSPSLDLVVAVLYSVVPPAVNPLIYSMRNQELKCAMCKLIAGCSSKALK; encoded by the coding sequence atgtccaacagcagctccatcacccagttcctcctcctggcattggcagacacgcgggagctgcagctcttgcacttctggctctccctgggcatctacctggctgccctcatggccaacgGACTCATCATCACTGCCATAGTGTGCGACCACCACCTGCAaacccccatgtacttcttcctcctcaacctctccctcctcgacctaggctccatctccaccactctccccaaagccatggccaactccctctgggacaccagggacatctcctactcaggatgtgctgcacagctcttcctgattgtctttttcctttcagcagagtgttctctcctcaccgtcatggcctatgaccgctacgtggccatctgccagcccctgcactacgggaccctgctgggcagcagagcttgtgtccacatggcagcagctgcctgggccagtgggtttctcAATGCTGCGCTGCACACGGCCAATACACTGTCACTGCCGCTCTGCCAAGGCAACGCCCTGGGacagttcttctgtgaaatcccacagatcctcaagctctcctgctcacacacctacctcagggaagtggggaTAATTGTGGCTGGTGCCTCTTTattatttggctgttttgtttttattgttctgtcttacatgcagatcttcagggctgtgctgaggatcccctctgagcagggacggcacaaagccttttccacgtgcctccctcacctggccgtggTCTCCCTCTTTGTCAGCACTGCCACGTTTGCCTACCTGAAACCCcgctccatctcctccccatccctggacctGGTGGTGGCAGTTCTGTACTcggtggtgcctccagcagtgaaccccctcatctacagcatgaggaaccaggagctgaagtGTGCAATGTGCAAACTGATAGCTGGATGTTCTTCTAAAGCATTAAAATGA
- the LOC130143473 gene encoding olfactory receptor 14C36-like has protein sequence MSNSSSITQFLLLALADTRELQLLHFWLSLGIYLAALMANGLTIITVVCDHHLHTPMYFFLLNLSLIDLGSISTTLPKAMANSLWDTRDISYSGCAAQLFLIVFFLSAECSLLTVMAYDRYVAICQPLHYGTLLGSRACVRMAAAAWASGFLYAALHTANTLSLPLCQGNALGQFFCEIPQILKLSCSHTYLREVGLIVASSCLVCGCFVFIVPSYLQIFRAVLRIPSEQGRHKAFSTCLPHLAVVSLFLSTAMFAHLKPPSISSPSLDLVVSVLYLVVPPAVNPLIYSMRNQELKDALKKLMHSCIGQAMRLGESLSVDQRGEQPGWH, from the exons atgtccaacagcagctccatcacccagttcctcctcctggcattggcagacacgcgggagctgcagctcttgcacttctggctctccctgggcatctacctggctgccctcatggccaatGGCCTTACCATCATCACAGTAGTGTGCGACCACCACCtgcacacccccatgtacttcttcctaCTCAACCTCTCTCTCatcgacctgggctccatctccaccactctccccaaagccatggccaactccctctgggacaccagggacatctcctactcaggatgtgctgcacagctcttcctgattgtctttttcctttcagcagagtgttctctcctcaccgtcatggcctatgaccgctacgtggccatctgccagcccctgcactacgggaccctgctgggcagcagagcttgtgtccgcatggcagcagctgcctgggccagtgggtttctctatgctgcgctgcacacggccaatacactgtcactgccgctctgccaaggcaatgccctgggacagttcttctgtgaaatcccacagatcctcaagctctcctgctcacacacctacctcagggaagtggggcttatTGTGGCTAGTTCCTGTTTAGTCTGTGGATGTTTCGTTTTCATTGTTCCGTCCTACCttcagatcttcagggctgtgctgaggatcccctctgagcagggacggcacaaagccttttccacgtgcctccctcacctggccgtggtctccctctttctcagcactgccatGTTTGCCCACCTGAagcccccctccatctcctccccatccctggacctGGTGGTGTCAGTTCTGTACTtggtggtgcctccagcagtgaaccccctcatctacagcatgaggaaccaggagctgaaggacgcactgaagaagctgatgca CTCTTGTATTGGACAGGCAATGAGGTTGGGTGAGAGCTTGAGTGTGGATCaaaggggagagcagccagggtggCACTGA